The genomic stretch GGCTTCACTTTTCTGGGACAATTTTTGGACCACGACATTACCTTTGATCCAACGCCACTTAATTCGACCGTCACGAATGGTAAAAACCTGCGATCGCCATGCTTCGATCTGGATAGTGTGTATGGACGAGGTCCAGATCGCGACAGCATTCTATACGATCGCTCCCCTGAGCTAGAACGTCCAGCCCCAACCAAGTTTCTGATTGACATGGATGCTGCCAGCGACCTTCCTCGAACAAGCCAGCAGCGTGCCATTATCGCCGACCCTCGCAATGATGAAAACGTAATTATTTCCCAGCTCCATTTGGCATTCCTCAAGTTTCATAATCAGGTAGTCGATTATGTTGTAGAACACAATCCTGCGAACGCCAATCCCAAGCAGCTGTTTGAGGAAGCCCGCCATCTGGTGCAATGGCACTACCAATACATCATCGTTAATCAGTTTCTCAAAGCGACGCTCGATCCTATGGTTTATAGGCAGGTCAAGACAAATGGTCCTACCCTCTTTCAGCCATGTGCAAAACCAAAAATGCCGCGTGAGTTTCAGATTAGTGCCTATCGATTTGGACATAGCCAGATTCGACCGGGTTACAAAATCAATCAGGGATTTGGTGCGCCAATTTTTGACCCGGTAGTTGATCCACAGGATGGAGACCCGAACGACTTGCGGGGTGGACGACGAGCACCGCGACGATTTGTGGAGTGGGATGTCTTCTTTAACTTTGGTGTTCAAGAGGTTGCGGTGAAAGATGGTAAAGCTGTTGTGCAGCCCAAAGTAAAGCGAAACAAGCGAATTGATCCGTTTATTTCTTCCCCGATGTTTGCTCTGCCCGTTGGTCCTGGCTTGCCTGAGCCAGTAGAGGACGTTAGAACCCTTGCCGGTCGCAATCTAGAGCGACACCTACAACATGGAATTCCTTCGGGTCAGGCGATCGCTCAGGCTTTAGGATATGCACCGCTAACATCGACAGAAACCGCAGAACTCAGGGATCTCAATTTCCACAACAATACCCCGCTGTGGTACTACATCCTGAAGGAGGCGCTGGTGCAGCAGGGTGGACAAAGACTGGGGCAGGTCGGTAGCCGAATTGTTGCCGAAGTCTTCTTTGGGCTGTTGCTGAGCGACCCAGACTCCTATTGGAGCAAGAATCGAGCCTGGAATCCTACGCTGCCGCGCCGAAATGGAAGAACAGACGGAGACTTTACGATGGTAGATCTCCTGACCTTTGCCAGGGTTGCGTGATCTGGGGTTGTGTGATCTGAGGTTGTGTCGCAAAAACTGTTGAAAGACAAGCGATACTTAGCAAGGGCATCGCCTTAAGCAATACGCCAAAGAGTGCTTCGGTAAATCTGACCTGAAGGACACTGCGCCCTGATCGATGCCCTTGACTTGCTCTTGACTTGCGCTTAACTTGTCCTTGACTTGTCCTCTTCAGATTATGTTCGTTTGAACAAGCGATCGAATTATGAACGATTTATCTTCGTATCTTTGTTGTAACGAGAGAGAACCGCTGAAGGTCTTCTGCTCTAGTTCTGCAAACCAACCCAAATCGTAGGGAAAGCCGCTTATCCTCAGCTCAAAACAAAATCCCAATAAATGCAAGCAGCCCAACCAGAATGAGGGCGATCGCAACCACGAAAGTCAGGGAGAGCCGTGAAGTGTAGGTGAAATTTCCTCGATTGATCCGGCGTAGCGCCTGTTTATGCTCGAAGGCAGCCAGCAACAATGCTAAAGTGCCGATCGCGATAAAGCAAAGTCCAATGTTGCGCGAGAGACTGACAGCCTCATTTCTATCTCCTGAGACTCCCTGGAGCGCCGACACGATTTGGTCGATCCCAAACCCGAAGGAAATTAAGGATAGACTCGTGCGAATCCATGCCATGAGCGTTCGTTCGGCAGCGGCTCGGCTGCGCTCTTTCGCAAGTTCATTCGTGATTTTGCCCATGTTCTAAGCCCCAAATCCAACTGGTTTGCGCTTCCCTTTTTGTTCTTGTTTAGATTGTTCTTGTTTAGATTTTTCTTGTTTAGATTGTTCTTGTTTAGATTTTTCTTGTTTAGAAGTTTGCTTCTGCTTCGATAACAGTTTCATCACTTCATCCGCATAGCGTCCTTGACGCAGCAAACTTGCCATCATCTGCATCGGCTCCGCGACATGGTTGAAAAACGCTCGATAGCCCGCGCACAAATAGTTCAATCCGGGTTCTCCGGCAGGAGTGGTGCTAAAGCGATTCTTTGGGCAACCGCCATTGCAAGCAAAACGGACTTCACATTGGCAGCAGTATTGCGGCAAGTCGTCAGATTTCGCCTGTCCAAATTGGCGCTGCTTTTTTGATGCCACCAGTTCCCGCATTGGTGTTTCCTGAATGTTGCCTAGCTTATAGTCTGGTTCGACAAAGTGATCGCAGCAATAGAGATCGCCATTATGTTCCAGGGCGAGTGCCTGACCACAGGTTTTGGCAAAAATGCAAACTCCGGGTGTGACGCCAACCCAGTTTGCTAAAGCCGCGTCAAAATGCTGAACAAAAACCGTTCCTACATCCCGCCGCACCCATTCATCGAAAACCGTGATCAGAAATCGTCCAAACTGCTCTGGTTTCACCGATCGCTCTGTGA from Leptolyngbya ohadii IS1 encodes the following:
- a CDS encoding anaerobic sulfatase maturase, producing the protein MISTSPDPVPPAFHLLAKPTGAICNLDCEYCFFLAKEQLYPGSKFRMADDLLESYIQQLLNAHRTPEVTVAWQGGEPTLMGLDFFRRAIDLIEQYKKPGQIVSHTLQTNGTKLDDEWGRFFKQHNFLIGLSVDGPQHLHDAYRVDKRGQGTFDRVMQGWKILQKYKVDFNILCTVNAVNGDYPLEVYRFFRDQLKARHIQFIPIVERINEDGSTAVQARNRVTERSVKPEQFGRFLITVFDEWVRRDVGTVFVQHFDAALANWVGVTPGVCIFAKTCGQALALEHNGDLYCCDHFVEPDYKLGNIQETPMRELVASKKQRQFGQAKSDDLPQYCCQCEVRFACNGGCPKNRFSTTPAGEPGLNYLCAGYRAFFNHVAEPMQMMASLLRQGRYADEVMKLLSKQKQTSKQEKSKQEQSKQEKSKQEQSKQEQKGKRKPVGFGA
- a CDS encoding peroxidase family protein, translating into MFEDSLYRSFTPMMEVARSEEGDFGKLFPDLPSFAEGQNRADVLRRLRELGKKGGLMDAQDPLVTITNPLDANLRLNPDNNNPEMTVGFTFLGQFLDHDITFDPTPLNSTVTNGKNLRSPCFDLDSVYGRGPDRDSILYDRSPELERPAPTKFLIDMDAASDLPRTSQQRAIIADPRNDENVIISQLHLAFLKFHNQVVDYVVEHNPANANPKQLFEEARHLVQWHYQYIIVNQFLKATLDPMVYRQVKTNGPTLFQPCAKPKMPREFQISAYRFGHSQIRPGYKINQGFGAPIFDPVVDPQDGDPNDLRGGRRAPRRFVEWDVFFNFGVQEVAVKDGKAVVQPKVKRNKRIDPFISSPMFALPVGPGLPEPVEDVRTLAGRNLERHLQHGIPSGQAIAQALGYAPLTSTETAELRDLNFHNNTPLWYYILKEALVQQGGQRLGQVGSRIVAEVFFGLLLSDPDSYWSKNRAWNPTLPRRNGRTDGDFTMVDLLTFARVA
- a CDS encoding YidH family protein produces the protein MGKITNELAKERSRAAAERTLMAWIRTSLSLISFGFGIDQIVSALQGVSGDRNEAVSLSRNIGLCFIAIGTLALLLAAFEHKQALRRINRGNFTYTSRLSLTFVVAIALILVGLLAFIGILF